One genomic segment of Hordeum vulgare subsp. vulgare chromosome 2H, MorexV3_pseudomolecules_assembly, whole genome shotgun sequence includes these proteins:
- the LOC123430118 gene encoding uncharacterized protein LOC123430118: MVLMFLGMELILLQDMNMNMCMRKKNLTRWWYVLNNCDQAKKYIDMFIDELKRKRLPDSDKELQQIFQTWFRNYDEGVEEVDEDLFALACGPDRRVRKFPSCIVNGIRFSTVDHDSNKRTQNSGVMTEGEHDCKIIDFYGTLKEIIQLDYNLEDRSVVLFKCDWFKLDGKKTELKNDGFFKSIHVGSWWYKDDSLILATQASKVVYLPDTKYGKNWQVVQTFDHRHLFNISETEGVPFSGPAYQEEECCEKEGRRTSVSDLTSEKPLHRHDEQGIIFEADVVAHLMKEKTTKVYEGGNEDEEDDTGLEYCSENEEGATMDVDSDDE; this comes from the exons ATGGTGTTGATGTTTTTGGGCATGGAGTTAATTTTACTTCAGGATATGAATATGAATATGTGCATGAGAAAAAAGAATTTGACCAGATGGTGGTATGTGTTGAACAATTGTGATCAAGCTAAGAAATATATCGA TATGTTCATAGATGAGTTAAAGAGAAAACGGTTGCCGGACAGTGATAAAGAGCTTCAACAAATATTTCAGACATGGTTCAGGAACTAT GATGAGGGTGTTGAAGAGGTAGATGAAGATCTCTTTGCCTTGGCATGTGGTCCTGATCGGAGAGTCCGGAAATTCCCATCGTGCATAGTGAATGGGATTCGATTTAGCACTGttgaccatgatagcaacaagagGACACAGAACAGTGGAGTCATGACCGAAGGTGAACATGACTGTAAGATCATAGATTTTTATGGAACCTTGAAAGAGATCATTCAGTTAGATTATAACTTAGAAGATAGGTCAGTTGTTTTGTTTAAATGTGATTGGTTTAAACTTGATGGAAAGAAGACTGAACTTAAAAATGATGGTTTTTTCAAAAGCATACATGTTGGAAGTTGGTGGTACAAGGACGATTCTTTGATTCTAGCTACTCAGGCTAGTAAGGTCGTTTATTTGCCAGACACGAAGTATGGGAAAAATTGGCAAGTTGTGCAAACATTCGACCATAGGCATCTGTTCAATATTAGTGAAACAGAGGGTGTACCTTTTAGTGGTCCTGCATATCAAGAGGAGGAGTGTTGTGAAAAAGAGGGTAGGAGAACATCAGTTTCCGACCTTACATCTGAGAAGCCTTTGCATAGACATGATGAGCAAGGCATAATTTTTGAAGCTGATGTAGTTGCCCACTTGATGAAAGAAAAAACTACGAAAGTGTATGAAGGTGgcaatgaagatgaagaagatgataCAGGTCTGGAGTATTGCAGTGAAAACGAAGAAGGTGCCACAATGGATGTCGACAGCGATGACGAGTAG